The genomic window CCCGCGGCCACAACACGGCCGTTGGCATCAAACAAGTGGGCCGCGTCGGCATCGATCTGCACGCCTACGTCAGCTCCTACATGCAGCTCGGTGCGGGTATTCAAGCGGGCCACCAGTTGGGCGCCACTCTGGGTGGTCACGTAGATCAGGGTCTCGGCTCCAAGCGCCTCAATCAGCTCCACCTTGGCTTGTACGGCACCCTGACCGGCCGGCACCAGCGTGATGCTCTCCGGCCGCAGACCGATAGAACCGAGCGCAGGTACCTGCACACCGGCCACGGTAGTCACCGAGGGCAGCTTGGCGGCTTCAACCACGTTCATTTGCGGGGTGCCGATGAACTGGGCCACAAACTGGTTGGCCGGGCGGTCATACAGCTCCAGCGGTGTGCCCACTTGCTCGATGTTGCCGTCGCGCAGCACCACCACGCGGTCAGCCAGCGTCATGGCTTCCACCTGGTCGTGCGTCACATAGATGGTGGTGGCGCCCAGGTCGCGGTGCAGCTTGGCAATCTCGATACGCGTCTGGCCGCGCAGGGCTGCATCGAGGTTGGAAAGCGGCTCGTCAAACAAAAACACCTTGGGGGCCCGCACGATGGCGCGGCCGATAGCTACACGCTGGCGCTGCCCGCCCGACAACTCTTTGGGTGTGCGCTGCAGGTAGTTGGTGAGGTTCAGGATCTTGGCGGCGCGATCCACCTTGTCTTTGATGATGGCGGGGTCCACATTGGCCAGCTTCAAGGCAAAGCTCATGTTCTCAAACACGCTCATGTGTGGGTAGAGCGCATAGCTCTGGAACACCATGGCCAGGTCGCGCTTGCTGGAGGGCTGGTGGGTGATGTCGCGGCCGTCGAGCTGCAAGCTGCCGCCATCGATGGTTTCCAGGCCGGCAATCAGGCGCAAGAGCGTGGACTTGCCGCACCCGGACGGGCCCACAAACACCACGAATTCGCCTTGCTTGATGGCCAAGTCAATGCCCTTGATAACACGGTGTTCGCCGAACAGCTTTTCAACGCCGCTGAGTTGGAGGTAAGACATGAATGAGGTCTCCTGATCTTTATTTGTTACTTGACGGCGCCGAAGGTCAGGCCTTGGACCAATTGCTTCTGGCTGAACCAGCCGAAGACCACGATGGGGCCGATGGCCATGAAAGAGGCAGCCGACAACTTGGCCCAGAACAGGCCCTCCGGGCTGGAGTAGCTGGCAATCAAGGTGGCCAGCGTGCCGGCCTTGGCGGCGCTCAGGTTGAGCGACCAGAAGGCCTCGTTCCAGCTCAGCACCAGGGTCAGCAAACCGGTAGACGCCAGACCACCCATGGTGAGGGGCAGCAGCACGTAGCGGAACTCGCTCCACAGCGTGGCGCCGTCCATGCGGGAGGCCTCCAGAATCTCATTCGGAATCTCCTTCAGGTACGAGTACAGCATCCACACCATGATGGGCAGGTTGGACAACGTGAACACAATCACCAGACCGGTGCGGGTGTCCAACAAGCCACTGGTTTGCGCCATCACATACACCGGCACCAGGGCGCCCACGGCGGGCATCATCTTGGTAGAGAGCATCCACATCAGGATGTCTTTGGTGTACTTGCCCTTGAAGAAGGCCATCGCATAGGCCGCGGGGAAAGCCAGCAGCAAGCCCAGAATGGTGGAGGCCACACTGGTGATCAGCGAGTTCGTGGCGTAGAGCATGTAGTCGCTGCGCTCCTGCACGATCTGAAAGTTCTCCAAGGTCGGGGTGAACAACACCAGCGGCGGCACCGAGATGGCTTGCAGCTCTGTCTTGAAGGCAGTCAGCACCAGCCAGCCCAAGGGGAAAAACAAGAGCAGCGTGACCAACCAGGCCACCACCGTGCGCAGCCAATGCAGCCAGGGGAAAGATTTAGCGTGTGTCATCTGCAACTCACTTATCGAGGTTCTTGCCGACCATGCGGATCAGGAAAACGGCGGCGATATTGGCCAGCACCACGGCAAACAAAGCGCCTGCGGAGGCCACACCGGCATCAAAGTTCAGCAGCGCCTGCTTGAAAATCAGGAAGGCCACGTTGGTGCTCGCATCGCCCGGGCCACCACCGGTGGTGGTGTAGATCTCAGCAAACACGCTGAGCAAAAAGATCATTTCAATCATCACCACCACCGCCACCGAGCGGGCCATGTGGGGCAGGTAGAGGTAGCGCAGTTGCTGCAGGTAGTTGGCGCCGTCCATGCGGGAGGCCTCGAGCTGCTCGCGGTTCATGCTCTGGAGCGAGGTGATGAAAATCAGCGTCGCAAACGGCAGCCATTGCCACGACACGATGATGATCACGCTGAGCAGCGGGAAGTCGGTCAACCAGTCCACCGGCGTGCCGCCGAAGAAGAGCCACACTTGGGCCAGCACCCCGTAAATCGGGTTCATCATCATGTGCTTCCACAGCAAAGCGTTCACCGTGGGCATGACGAAGAAGGGCGAGATCAACAAAATGCGCACCAGCCCGCGGCCGGGGAACGGATCGTCAATCAGCAGCGCAATCAGGCTGCCCAACACCACCGTGATCAGGATCACGCTGCCCAGCAGCAGCAAGGTGTTGAGCACCGCCGTGCCGAACGAAGGGTCGGTCACGAAGTATTCAAAGTTCTCCAAGCCAATGAAGCCGGTCTGGTCGGGCTGCATCAGGTTGTATCGGATGACCGAGAAATAAATGGTCATCACCAGGGGCACGATCATCCATAGAAAGAGGGTGATCACTGCCGGCGCCATGAGTGCGCGGGGGATAAATCGGTTCATGAAGATGTCTCTCAGTGAGAGTGGCCGGTCCACACAGGCGCAGACAGCGGCGGGAAACGCGACATAAAAGGGCGCGCAGGTTCCCCCGCGCGCCTAAAGTCAACCTACCGGAGAGATGCTTACTTGTAGTAGCCAGCCTTCTTCATTTCGCGCTCAGCCGCGACTTGAGAAGCCTTCAGGGCTGCGTCTACCGACTTCTTGCCGGCCAGTGCCGCACTCATTTCCTGACCCACGGTGGCGCCGATGGCCTGGAACTCAGGAATCGCCGCAAACTGCACGCCAACATACGGGCTCTTGGGCAAAGTGCTGTCGTTCGGGTTGGCGGAGTCAATCGCCGCCTTTTCAGCCGCAGCAAACTTGGCTGCCTTCATGAACTCGGCGTTGGCATAGGTGCTCTTGCGGGTACCGGTGGGCACGTGGGCCCAGCCGTTGGTCTTGGCCACCAGCTCGATGTATTCCTTGGAAGTTGCCCAGGTCACGAACTTGGTAGCTGCGTCCACTTTCTTGGAGCCTGCAGGAATCGCCAGTGCCCATGCCCACAACCAGTTGGCACCCTTGGGGGTCACCGCAGTCGGTGCTTGTGCGAAGGCCACCTTGTCAGCCACTTTGGACTGCTTGGGGTCGGTGATGAAAGACGCCGCAATGGTCGCGTCGATCCACATGCCGCACTTGCCTTCGTTGTACAGCGCCAGAATTTCGTTGAAGCTGTTGGCAGACGAGCCGGGGGGGCCGTAGTTCTTGAGCAGGTCGACGTAGAAGTTGATGGAGTCCTTCCAAGGCTTGCTCT from Rhodoferax potami includes these protein-coding regions:
- a CDS encoding ABC transporter ATP-binding protein: MSYLQLSGVEKLFGEHRVIKGIDLAIKQGEFVVFVGPSGCGKSTLLRLIAGLETIDGGSLQLDGRDITHQPSSKRDLAMVFQSYALYPHMSVFENMSFALKLANVDPAIIKDKVDRAAKILNLTNYLQRTPKELSGGQRQRVAIGRAIVRAPKVFLFDEPLSNLDAALRGQTRIEIAKLHRDLGATTIYVTHDQVEAMTLADRVVVLRDGNIEQVGTPLELYDRPANQFVAQFIGTPQMNVVEAAKLPSVTTVAGVQVPALGSIGLRPESITLVPAGQGAVQAKVELIEALGAETLIYVTTQSGAQLVARLNTRTELHVGADVGVQIDADAAHLFDANGRVVAAGAL
- a CDS encoding carbohydrate ABC transporter permease, which produces MTHAKSFPWLHWLRTVVAWLVTLLLFFPLGWLVLTAFKTELQAISVPPLVLFTPTLENFQIVQERSDYMLYATNSLITSVASTILGLLLAFPAAYAMAFFKGKYTKDILMWMLSTKMMPAVGALVPVYVMAQTSGLLDTRTGLVIVFTLSNLPIMVWMLYSYLKEIPNEILEASRMDGATLWSEFRYVLLPLTMGGLASTGLLTLVLSWNEAFWSLNLSAAKAGTLATLIASYSSPEGLFWAKLSAASFMAIGPIVVFGWFSQKQLVQGLTFGAVK
- a CDS encoding carbohydrate ABC transporter permease, with the translated sequence MNRFIPRALMAPAVITLFLWMIVPLVMTIYFSVIRYNLMQPDQTGFIGLENFEYFVTDPSFGTAVLNTLLLLGSVILITVVLGSLIALLIDDPFPGRGLVRILLISPFFVMPTVNALLWKHMMMNPIYGVLAQVWLFFGGTPVDWLTDFPLLSVIIIVSWQWLPFATLIFITSLQSMNREQLEASRMDGANYLQQLRYLYLPHMARSVAVVVMIEMIFLLSVFAEIYTTTGGGPGDASTNVAFLIFKQALLNFDAGVASAGALFAVVLANIAAVFLIRMVGKNLDK
- a CDS encoding ABC transporter substrate-binding protein, with protein sequence MKLKASLALAFGLVASAAFAQTELVVATVNNGHMVEMQKLSKNFETANPDIKLKWVTLEEGVLRQRVTTDIATKGGQFDVMTIGMYETPIWGKKGWLQELKTDAKYDADDILPAMRNGLSVDGKMFAVPFYGESSMLMYRKDLADKAGIKVADKPTWTDIKALAAKIHDPKNGVYGICLRGKPGWGDNMAFLTTLVNTNGGQWFDTSWKPQLESKPWKDSINFYVDLLKNYGPPGSSANSFNEILALYNEGKCGMWIDATIAASFITDPKQSKVADKVAFAQAPTAVTPKGANWLWAWALAIPAGSKKVDAATKFVTWATSKEYIELVAKTNGWAHVPTGTRKSTYANAEFMKAAKFAAAEKAAIDSANPNDSTLPKSPYVGVQFAAIPEFQAIGATVGQEMSAALAGKKSVDAALKASQVAAEREMKKAGYYK